TATCGCAATCACCCACTAACAGAACAGCAGCAGGAGTCTAACCGAGAGAAGTCTCAAATTCGTGCCCAAGTAGAGCATGTTTTCGGGAGTTGGGTGATGGAGTTGGGGGGTAAGTTGGTGCGGTGTATCGGTAAGCAACGGGTTGCGGCGTGGATTGGGCTCAAAAATCTGACGTGCAATCTCAAGCGCTATGTCTTTTGGCAGTCACAACTTACTAGTTCAGAGGAATCGTATGCCTGTTGATGGTGAAATGATAGGTTGAAGAGGGCTTCAAGCCTGAATTAGGGTGGTTTTTGACGATGATGGGTGCTCGTGATGCGAAGAATTCCTCGTTATAGGCTGGATGTTGAGTCTCATCGCTGCTATACGCTATTTAATCGAGGTGCCCTTAGATAAACCTCAAGTTCAAAAGCAGATTCTCTTGCTGAGAGATCCATTTGTTTACTCACCATTTGGTGACTCTTACGAATCAATACAAAATCTTCAGAAGACTGGTTTGTTTGAACGAGTTAATCACGAATTACCTGTTTGCGTAACACACAATTCAGAGACATATTTTATTTCTTGGGCAGGCGTTCTTTTACGTAGCCCATATATTCATAATATAGAAAGAAAGCCTTTTTTATACTCCAAGAAAGCATTCAGAGCCTTTAATGATTTTGCTGGCATATATCCATTCCATCTTTCTGAAGGTTTGGCTGTTGTTGAACTGGACAGAAAAATAAAGGAATATATACTTGGATCTTAGAGGATGTTTTAAAAGGGTAGGCTTTAGCCTCAAATACAACTCAGAGGCGCGATCGCAAACCCTGGAACCCTGATTCTCTCGTATTAGCTTCTAGGTAGCTAGGGTGGTGAAACACACCCTGAAAGACTTTTAAAACATCCTCTTACAAGCCTCAACAAGACGAGACATTGCACAGAATGACGAAAGAAGTTGCAGATGAATACTTCAAAATTAAGAATAAGGATTATACAAGTATTAACTAGACTATTGTGTGTGCAAGACAAAGCAAATGGATGTACAGAAGGGACGAGCGAGCTTCTTCGTTGTGCGGTGTAGTTTTCCCGCCTTTGCCCATGCCTAAAACGTTGGTGCAGCGGACGGTACGGAGATCCCTACCATTGTGGCCCATTTTTTCTCGCCGCCGCTGACCATTGCCGTTAGCTCTCACTCTCATATCGGTTTGGTTTCAAATTTTGTACAGAATAAAACAAAGTATGTGGGCTGAAGATTTTTTCGAATTCGCTTTTATCCCAAATCTGGATGCTGGTCTTGAAGATTTAGCTGGAGAAGCTGAACCTGAAAATTGGGCTTACCAAATACGTCTAGCGATCGCTCTCTGCCAGTTCTTTACAACTACATTCGGTACACCTATAGAAAAGTTGCTGAAGAAGGGAAAATTGTTCTGTCCGAGGATGGTCAATATAGTTGTTTTAATACGGGGCTTGTTACTCCAAGTCAAGAAGCTATTTATGCGTCGTTCGAGGTCAATCGTAAAACAAATGTGCAGCCTTGGTTTTTCAAGAATTGGTTTCGTCGGGGACGCTGGGAGCTAAATAGCTTTCCTGAACTTCCTGATCTAGCTCACTATTTTGATGATCCAGCCTCACTTTTTTTGATACTCGAAAAGATTTAAGAGTCAATGTAGAACACATAATTGAAGAAAATAAAGAGCGGTTCCCTGAGCCATATAAATCTATGGAAGACTATGCGCTTCAAATTTTTCTGAAGGGTGCAATAGATAACGCGAAGGAGAGAGTTCGTAGAAACTACAAAACGGCGATTCCTCAGTACTACAGGGGAAAAATTCAGTTGCTTCTACCGTTATGTTTAGGCAATCCCCAGCCTATCTCCACTCTTAAGTTTTGCCAGTTCTGGAAAACCACCTGTAAAGAGGTTGTTGCTACTTGATACTTATACAGGAAAGTCTGATCTCCAAATATGAACAGCTCGCTGTGCCATATGTCTTTGCCGTGTAGCGAGTGTATTTGGATTCCATTCTTCAGCCAAAACATTTTTTGTTAGTGTGTAAACACTCTGCTGATAAACTGTTCGCTTGATTGTATAAAGCTCATTTCCCACCTCACGATTAAGATGAGGTTCCAAAGGGGTTAGATTCCCAATGCGGTATACCATTTCTTCTATTTGGGCATCATTGAAACTTTGCCGCCATTCACTACTCGGTGATTCAGGCAAGATGTGTTCGATAGAAAAACTATCTTCATTGACCTCTATATGTGACACATCTGTCTCAAGCTTGAACAAGATATATCGTACTAGTTTCTTCTTTTGCCCCTTTGTAGAAATTGAGAGTAGGGAAAAATCTTGCAAGAACTTTTCGTCTGAAACATAAATTGAGCGAAGATTATCAAACACCTGTTTGGGATTGGTTATTTCACCATTTATAATCGCAATGGCTACTTTGTTGTAAAGGGTTTCTAATTCATTGGGATTTAGGCTACTAACAACGGTATAGCGAAAGGATAATACACACACAAGTTTTAATAGGCGAGTAAAGTTTTCAGGAGAAAACCTTTCATACGCTGCGAATAGAGTTGGATAGGCTTGCTTTACTCGAAATAACTCAAGTTCGCGAATATATGGTCGGTTTTCTGACGCATCACGCCAGAACTCGTCGTTAGAGTTACTAAGAGCAATAAAAAGACTACCGTAGTTTTCAAGTCGATCGAGTAATTCAAAGGCTTGTTGACCATCCTTCACAGATTCACGAACAACTTTAAATAGTCGTTCACGCCTCACTCTAGTCTGTATAAGACTCAAATAGTAACGGAGGAACTCAGGAAATTTCTCCATTTGAACTGTATTGACAATTCTCCTCCATTGCCTCTGTGCCTCTTGTAAATCATCTGGTCCTTGAAACAAAGAAAACAGGTAATTCTTTAGCAAATCTGTTGAACTCAGATCTATGCCTCTAGCATTCAACGTCTCAAACACTGTATAAGCGTTTAACTCATCTTCAACATTGATCTGAATAAAAAGGAGTCTTTGAGCAACGATGTCCGTTAAAAATTCAGCCAACTTTTCTCCACTCTGAACAATACCTTGAAGCTCCTCTAAATGATTCGAGAAATACTGAAATGCCTGCCAGAGCAATTGATTAGAATTGGAAAGCGATCTAATATTAAGTGGCTTTCTAAGATTTATCAAATTACTTTGATAAAAATCATTGTTGTTTTCGTTCAAGAGAAGCTTGCTTGAGTAACGAAGAGAACGTGGATCTCTATCGCTAAGATAAGTACGCTTGAGAATTTCTTGTCGTTCTTGATTCGCTTCTTTTTGCTCCTCTCGCTCTACTAATTTTTGAATCTTATTAATGACGGCGATAGCAACAATACTTAGAGTAGCTAGCCGTTGTTGTCCATCTATGATCGTAAACTCTTTGTCTGAAGTGCTAGAACTTTGTAAAACAAGTGCGCCCATGTAGTGGCTAGAATCAGGGTTTGTGTGAAGAACTAAAATATCTTGCCACAGATCCTCCCAATTTTCCTCATTCCAAGAGTAATCACGTTGGAAAGGTG
This is a stretch of genomic DNA from Neosynechococcus sphagnicola sy1. It encodes these proteins:
- a CDS encoding DUF262 domain-containing protein, with product MARINLLDTRTTSFGDLIGNGKIYRVPPFQRDYSWNEENWEDLWQDILVLHTNPDSSHYMGALVLQSSSTSDKEFTIIDGQQRLATLSIVAIAVINKIQKLVEREEQKEANQERQEILKRTYLSDRDPRSLRYSSKLLLNENNNDFYQSNLINLRKPLNIRSLSNSNQLLWQAFQYFSNHLEELQGIVQSGEKLAEFLTDIVAQRLLFIQINVEDELNAYTVFETLNARGIDLSSTDLLKNYLFSLFQGPDDLQEAQRQWRRIVNTVQMEKFPEFLRYYLSLIQTRVRRERLFKVVRESVKDGQQAFELLDRLENYGSLFIALSNSNDEFWRDASENRPYIRELELFRVKQAYPTLFAAYERFSPENFTRLLKLVCVLSFRYTVVSSLNPNELETLYNKVAIAIINGEITNPKQVFDNLRSIYVSDEKFLQDFSLLSISTKGQKKKLVRYILFKLETDVSHIEVNEDSFSIEHILPESPSSEWRQSFNDAQIEEMVYRIGNLTPLEPHLNREVGNELYTIKRTVYQQSVYTLTKNVLAEEWNPNTLATRQRHMAQRAVHIWRSDFPV
- a CDS encoding transposase; this translates as YRNHPLTEQQQESNREKSQIRAQVEHVFGSWVMELGGKLVRCIGKQRVAAWIGLKNLTCNLKRYVFWQSQLTSSEESYAC